The following proteins are co-located in the Heteronotia binoei isolate CCM8104 ecotype False Entrance Well chromosome 21, APGP_CSIRO_Hbin_v1, whole genome shotgun sequence genome:
- the LRFN5 gene encoding leucine-rich repeat and fibronectin type-III domain-containing protein 5 isoform X1, with product MEKLLLCLLFTGLVVKAQICPKRCVCQILSPNLATLCAKKGLLFVPPNIDRRTVELRLADNFVTNIKRKDFANMTSLVDLTLSRNTISFITPHAFADLRNLRALHLNSNRLARITHDVLSGLSNLHHLILNNNQLTTISSTAFDDVLALEELDLSYNNLETIPWDAVEKMVSLHTLSLDHNMIDSIPKGTFSHLHKMTRLDVTSNKLQKLPPDPLFQRAQVLATSGIISPSTFALSFGGNPLHCNCELLWLRRLSREDDLETCASPPLLSGRYFWSVPEEEFLCEPPLITRHTHELRVLEGQRAILRCKARGDPEPAIHWISPEGKLISNATRSLVYDNGTLDIHITTMKDTGAFTCIASNPAGEATQSVDLHIIKLPHILNSTNHIHEPDPGSSDISTSTKSGSNASSSNGETKISQDKKVVVAEATSSTALLKFNFQRNIPGIRMFQIQYNGTYDDSLVYRMIPPTSKAFLVNNLAAGTTYDLCVLAIYDDGITSLTATRVVGCIQFTTEQDYVRCHFMQSQFLGGTMIIIIGGIIVASVLVFIIILMIRYKVCNSGGHPKVTKVSNVYSQTNGAQGQGCSGAAVPLSGSKQAVGHEESLQCCKVSSEGAMQPSDASATQDSCTATSTLPQAWTPGPSASQKLKRKPMPKPLGSEPPSEGAASSLEAQNTNRNNSTALQVAVRPSDWPKGAPVYKRAQAKPSKFLTLPANPSRAKRRYSLHGEVMEYHCPLSSPVPGGFWCKRSLSMNGMLEGSGVDGGKANSPSSEWILESTV from the exons ATGGAAAAACTGCTTTTGTGTCTGCTGTTCACTGGCTTAGTGGTGAAGGCCCAGATCTGCCCCAAGCGTTGCGTGTGCCAGATCCTGTCTCCAAACCTTGCCACACTTTGTGCCAAGAAAGGCCTCCTCTTTGTCCCCCCCAACATTGACAGAAGGACTGTGGAGCTGCGGCTGGCGGACAACTTTGTGACCAACATCAAGCGGAAAGACTTTGCCAACATGACCAGCTTGGTGGACCTGACGCTCTCGAGGAATACCATCAGCTTCATCACCCCTCATGCCTTTGCAGACCTGCGCAACCTGCGGGCCCTGCACCTCAACAGCAACCGCCTGGCCAGGATCACCCACGACGTGCTCAGCGGCCTCTCCAACCTGCACCACTTGATCTTGAACAACAACCAGCTCACCACCATCTCCTCCACGGCCTTCGACGACGTCTTGGCTCTTGAGGAGCTGGACCTGTCCTACAACAACCTGGAGACCATCCCGTGGGACGCGGTGGAGAAGATGGTCAGCCTGCACACCCTCAGCCTGGACCACAACATGATCGACAGCATCCCCAAAGGGACCTTCTCCCACCTCCACAAGATGACCCGGCTGGATGTCACCTCCAACAAGCTGCAGAAGCTGCCGCCGGACCCGCTCTTCCAGCGGGCCCAAGTCTTGGCCACCTCAGGGATCATCAGCCCCTCCACCTTTGCCCTGAGCTTTGGGGGGAACCCGCTGCACTGCAACTGCGAGCTGCTGTGGCTGAGGCGGCTGTCCCGGGAGGACGACCTGGAGACCTGTGCTTCTCCCCCGCTCTTGTCGGGTCGCTATTTTTGGTCGGTCCCTGAGGAGGAGTTCCTGTGCGAGCCCCCCCTCATCACGAGGCACACCCACGAGCTCCGGGTGCTGGAGGGCCAGAGAGCGATCCTGAGGTGCAAAGCCCGTGGCGACCCAGAGCCTGCCATCCACTGGATCTCCCCGGAAGGCAAGCTCATCTCCAACGCCACGCGCTCCTTGGTGTATGACAATGGGACGCTGGATATCCACATCACCACCATGAAGGACACGGGGGCTTTCACGTGCATCGCTTCCAACCCGGCGGGGGAAGCCACGCAGTCTGTGGACCTCCACATCATAAAACTGCCTCACATACTGAACAGCACGAACCATATCCACGAGCCAGACCCTGGCTCTTCGGACATCTCCACTTCCACCAAGTCTGGCTCCAATGCCAGCAGTAGCAATGGGGAAACTAAAATTAGCCAGGACAAGAAAGTGGTGGTGGCAGAAGCCACGTCATCCACTGCACTGCTTAAGTTCAATTTCCAAAGGAATATACCTGGAATACGAATGTTCCAAATTCAGTACAATGGGACTTATGATGACTCCCTTGTTTACAG AATGATCCCTCCCACGAGCAAAGCCTTCCTGGTCAACAACCTGGCCGCGGGGACCACGTACGACTTGTGCGTCTTGGCGATCTACGACGACGGCATCACCTCGCTGACGGCCACGCGGGTGGTGGGCTGCATCCAGTTCACGACGGAGCAGGATTACGTGCGCTGCCACTTCATGCAGTCCCAGTTCCTGGGGGGCACCATGATCATCATCATCGGGGGCATCATCGTGGCCTCCGTGCTGgtcttcatcatcatcctcatGATCCGCTACAAGGTGTGCAACAGCGGCGGGCACCCCAAGGTCACCAAGGTCAGCAACGTCTACTCCCAGACCAACGGGGCCCAAGGCCAGGGGTGCAGCGGAGCCGCcgtgcccctctctggctccaaGCAGGCCGTGGGGCACGAGGAGAGCCTGCAGTGCTGCAAGGTCAGCAGCGAGGGGGCGATGCAGCCGTCGGACGCCTCGGCCACCCAAGACTCTTGCACCGCTACCTCCACTCTGCCTCAGGCGTGGACTCCCGGTCCTTCTGCTTCCCAGAAGCTGAAGAGGAAACCCATGCCCAAACCGCTGGGCAGCGAGCCCCCTAGCGAAGGTGCCGCCTCCAGCCTGGAGGCCCAGAACACTAACCGCAACAACTCCACGGCCCTGCAGGTGGCCGTCCGGCCCTCGGACTGGCCCAAGGGCGCCCCCGTGTACAAAAGAGCACAAGCCAAGCCAAGTAAGTTCCTCACCCTGCCAGCCAACCCCTCCCGGGCCAAGCGCAGGTACTCCCTGCATGGAGAAGTGATGGAATACCACTGTCCCCTGAGCTCCCCGGTCCCCGGGGGGTTCTGGTGCAAGCGGAGCTTGTCTATGAATGGGATGCTGGAGGGCTCCGGTGTGGATGGTGGCAAAGCAAATTCTCCCAGTTCTGAGTGGATATTGGAGAGCACCGTGTGA
- the LRFN5 gene encoding leucine-rich repeat and fibronectin type-III domain-containing protein 5 isoform X2 has protein sequence MEKLLLCLLFTGLVVKAQICPKRCVCQILSPNLATLCAKKGLLFVPPNIDRRTVELRLADNFVTNIKRKDFANMTSLVDLTLSRNTISFITPHAFADLRNLRALHLNSNRLARITHDVLSGLSNLHHLILNNNQLTTISSTAFDDVLALEELDLSYNNLETIPWDAVEKMVSLHTLSLDHNMIDSIPKGTFSHLHKMTRLDVTSNKLQKLPPDPLFQRAQVLATSGIISPSTFALSFGGNPLHCNCELLWLRRLSREDDLETCASPPLLSGRYFWSVPEEEFLCEPPLITRHTHELRVLEGQRAILRCKARGDPEPAIHWISPEGKLISNATRSLVYDNGTLDIHITTMKDTGAFTCIASNPAGEATQSVDLHIIKLPHILNSTNHIHEPDPGSSDISTSTKSGSNASSSNGETKISQDKKVVVAEATSSTALLKFNFQRNIPGIRMFQIQYNGTYDDSLVYRMIPPTSKAFLVNNLAAGTTYDLCVLAIYDDGITSLTATRVVGCIQFTTEQDYVRCHFMQSQFLGGTMIIIIGGIIVASVLVFIIILMIRYKVCNSGGHPKVTKVSNVYSQTNGAQGQGCSGAAVPLSGSKQAVGHEESLQCCKVSSEGAMQPSDASATQDSCTATSTLPQAWTPGPSASQKLKRKPMPKPLGSEPPSEGAASSLEAQNTNRNNSTALQVAVRPSDWPKGAPVYKRAQAKPRLAS, from the exons ATGGAAAAACTGCTTTTGTGTCTGCTGTTCACTGGCTTAGTGGTGAAGGCCCAGATCTGCCCCAAGCGTTGCGTGTGCCAGATCCTGTCTCCAAACCTTGCCACACTTTGTGCCAAGAAAGGCCTCCTCTTTGTCCCCCCCAACATTGACAGAAGGACTGTGGAGCTGCGGCTGGCGGACAACTTTGTGACCAACATCAAGCGGAAAGACTTTGCCAACATGACCAGCTTGGTGGACCTGACGCTCTCGAGGAATACCATCAGCTTCATCACCCCTCATGCCTTTGCAGACCTGCGCAACCTGCGGGCCCTGCACCTCAACAGCAACCGCCTGGCCAGGATCACCCACGACGTGCTCAGCGGCCTCTCCAACCTGCACCACTTGATCTTGAACAACAACCAGCTCACCACCATCTCCTCCACGGCCTTCGACGACGTCTTGGCTCTTGAGGAGCTGGACCTGTCCTACAACAACCTGGAGACCATCCCGTGGGACGCGGTGGAGAAGATGGTCAGCCTGCACACCCTCAGCCTGGACCACAACATGATCGACAGCATCCCCAAAGGGACCTTCTCCCACCTCCACAAGATGACCCGGCTGGATGTCACCTCCAACAAGCTGCAGAAGCTGCCGCCGGACCCGCTCTTCCAGCGGGCCCAAGTCTTGGCCACCTCAGGGATCATCAGCCCCTCCACCTTTGCCCTGAGCTTTGGGGGGAACCCGCTGCACTGCAACTGCGAGCTGCTGTGGCTGAGGCGGCTGTCCCGGGAGGACGACCTGGAGACCTGTGCTTCTCCCCCGCTCTTGTCGGGTCGCTATTTTTGGTCGGTCCCTGAGGAGGAGTTCCTGTGCGAGCCCCCCCTCATCACGAGGCACACCCACGAGCTCCGGGTGCTGGAGGGCCAGAGAGCGATCCTGAGGTGCAAAGCCCGTGGCGACCCAGAGCCTGCCATCCACTGGATCTCCCCGGAAGGCAAGCTCATCTCCAACGCCACGCGCTCCTTGGTGTATGACAATGGGACGCTGGATATCCACATCACCACCATGAAGGACACGGGGGCTTTCACGTGCATCGCTTCCAACCCGGCGGGGGAAGCCACGCAGTCTGTGGACCTCCACATCATAAAACTGCCTCACATACTGAACAGCACGAACCATATCCACGAGCCAGACCCTGGCTCTTCGGACATCTCCACTTCCACCAAGTCTGGCTCCAATGCCAGCAGTAGCAATGGGGAAACTAAAATTAGCCAGGACAAGAAAGTGGTGGTGGCAGAAGCCACGTCATCCACTGCACTGCTTAAGTTCAATTTCCAAAGGAATATACCTGGAATACGAATGTTCCAAATTCAGTACAATGGGACTTATGATGACTCCCTTGTTTACAG AATGATCCCTCCCACGAGCAAAGCCTTCCTGGTCAACAACCTGGCCGCGGGGACCACGTACGACTTGTGCGTCTTGGCGATCTACGACGACGGCATCACCTCGCTGACGGCCACGCGGGTGGTGGGCTGCATCCAGTTCACGACGGAGCAGGATTACGTGCGCTGCCACTTCATGCAGTCCCAGTTCCTGGGGGGCACCATGATCATCATCATCGGGGGCATCATCGTGGCCTCCGTGCTGgtcttcatcatcatcctcatGATCCGCTACAAGGTGTGCAACAGCGGCGGGCACCCCAAGGTCACCAAGGTCAGCAACGTCTACTCCCAGACCAACGGGGCCCAAGGCCAGGGGTGCAGCGGAGCCGCcgtgcccctctctggctccaaGCAGGCCGTGGGGCACGAGGAGAGCCTGCAGTGCTGCAAGGTCAGCAGCGAGGGGGCGATGCAGCCGTCGGACGCCTCGGCCACCCAAGACTCTTGCACCGCTACCTCCACTCTGCCTCAGGCGTGGACTCCCGGTCCTTCTGCTTCCCAGAAGCTGAAGAGGAAACCCATGCCCAAACCGCTGGGCAGCGAGCCCCCTAGCGAAGGTGCCGCCTCCAGCCTGGAGGCCCAGAACACTAACCGCAACAACTCCACGGCCCTGCAGGTGGCCGTCCGGCCCTCGGACTGGCCCAAGGGCGCCCCCGTGTACAAAAGAGCACAAGCCAAGCCAA GACTGGCATCCTGA